One genomic region from Muriicola soli encodes:
- the aroQ gene encoding type II 3-dehydroquinate dehydratase codes for MKKLIIINGPNLNLLGKREPDVYGDMSFEDYFSKLQMTFKEVQLAYFQSNIEGELIDKLQEVGFSYDGIILNAAAYTHTSVGLGDAVKAISTPVVEVHISNTFKREDFRHISHISAGAKGVILGFGLASYDLAIHSFLK; via the coding sequence ATGAAAAAGCTGATCATCATCAATGGCCCCAATTTAAATCTGTTGGGAAAACGTGAGCCTGATGTTTACGGAGATATGAGTTTTGAAGACTATTTTTCAAAGCTGCAGATGACATTTAAGGAGGTACAACTCGCGTATTTCCAGTCGAACATCGAAGGCGAACTCATTGACAAGTTGCAGGAGGTGGGATTTAGCTACGATGGCATTATTCTGAATGCAGCCGCTTATACCCATACTTCGGTAGGGTTGGGGGATGCGGTAAAGGCTATTTCAACCCCTGTGGTGGAAGTTCATATCTCTAATACCTTCAAAAGAGAAGACTTTAGGCACATCTCCCATATCTCCGCTGGTGCCAAAGGTGTCATCCTTGGATTTGGCCTGGCATCGTACGATCTCGCTATCCACAGTTTCTTAAAATAA
- a CDS encoding porin family protein produces MRKLIFFSVLAATALLTSCATCNWGIKAGPNFASVGGDDTDDLDSRFGVFFGAYTECMILDTFSVQPELIFSQQGADYTESEGFDGTFKFNYLNLPVMGKLYVNDGLFVEAGPQIGYLLSAKEEFESMSLSGEDDIKDDIKNIDFGANVGLGYQFDSGLNIGARYNFGIANINDFADSSDFSNTNNVFSFAVGFRF; encoded by the coding sequence ATGAGAAAATTAATCTTTTTTTCCGTTCTGGCCGCTACGGCCTTATTGACGAGTTGTGCTACCTGTAATTGGGGTATTAAAGCCGGACCTAATTTTGCCTCAGTAGGAGGTGATGATACGGATGACCTCGATTCAAGATTTGGAGTATTTTTTGGGGCATATACAGAGTGTATGATCTTAGACACGTTTAGTGTTCAGCCTGAATTAATTTTTTCTCAGCAAGGGGCAGATTATACTGAAAGTGAAGGCTTTGATGGTACATTTAAATTCAATTACTTAAACCTTCCGGTTATGGGAAAACTTTATGTAAACGATGGTTTATTCGTAGAAGCCGGCCCGCAAATAGGATATCTCTTATCAGCAAAAGAAGAATTTGAATCTATGAGTCTTTCGGGGGAAGATGACATCAAGGATGATATAAAAAATATCGACTTTGGTGCGAATGTTGGGTTGGGATACCAATTTGACAGCGGACTAAATATAGGAGCCCGTTACAACTTCGGGATCGCTAACATTAACGATTTTGCCGATTCATCAGATTTTTCGAACACCAATAACGTATTTTCTTTTGCCGTTGGATTCAGATTTTAA
- the xerD gene encoding site-specific tyrosine recombinase XerD has translation MKWEQAIADYKHYLKLERGLSENTLMNYLRDVRKLVSYLEELDQKISPVKIEQEILLQFVYELGKSVSPRSQARIISGLNSFFNYLAFEQYREDNPMELIESPKLGRKLPDTLSVEEIDTLIKAIDLSKAEGERNRAMLETLYGCGLRVSELIQLRISDLFFEEDFIKVTGKGDKQRFVPIGKVNQKYINLYRYQVRVHQNIQKGNEDILFLNRRGKALSRAMIFTIVKQLGVKTGLRKTISPHTFRHSFATHLLENGADLRAIQQMLGHESITTTEIYMHVDRTHLSRVMEQFHPRK, from the coding sequence ATGAAATGGGAACAGGCCATAGCAGATTACAAACACTACCTGAAATTAGAAAGGGGGCTTTCGGAAAATACCCTGATGAATTATTTAAGGGATGTTCGCAAACTCGTCAGCTACCTAGAGGAATTAGATCAGAAAATATCGCCTGTTAAGATTGAGCAGGAAATACTCTTACAATTTGTTTACGAGCTTGGAAAATCGGTTTCTCCACGATCACAGGCCCGAATAATCTCCGGATTGAATAGTTTTTTTAACTACCTGGCCTTTGAACAGTATCGTGAAGACAACCCTATGGAGCTTATAGAGTCTCCCAAATTGGGAAGAAAACTACCCGACACCCTTTCTGTTGAAGAAATAGATACCCTGATAAAAGCTATCGACCTATCTAAGGCTGAAGGAGAGCGAAACCGCGCTATGCTGGAAACACTCTACGGTTGTGGACTACGCGTCTCAGAACTCATTCAGCTCCGGATCTCAGATCTGTTTTTTGAGGAAGATTTTATCAAGGTCACCGGAAAAGGAGATAAGCAGCGATTTGTCCCTATTGGCAAGGTGAATCAAAAATATATCAACCTATATCGTTACCAGGTAAGAGTACATCAAAACATCCAAAAGGGGAATGAAGACATCTTATTCCTAAACAGGAGAGGAAAAGCACTGAGCAGAGCAATGATTTTTACTATTGTAAAGCAATTGGGAGTAAAGACAGGATTGAGAAAAACCATCAGTCCGCACACCTTCAGGCATTCCTTTGCCACTCACTTACTTGAAAATGGGGCCGATCTGCGAGCAATTCAACAAATGCTCGGGCACGAGAGTATCACGACAACGGAAATTTACATGCACGTAGACCGCACTCACCTCTCCAGGGTCATGGAACAATTTCATCCCAGAAAATAA